The following are from one region of the Quercus robur chromosome 1, dhQueRobu3.1, whole genome shotgun sequence genome:
- the LOC126724666 gene encoding replication factor C subunit 1-like isoform X2, translated as MAENKQADIRKWFMKSHDKGNAKESKPAIPAPTNKSQPEKPARASPESSGRRKTSKYFATDKQKPKDEKETEELPTKRKAQKHNDESVKPPPAKKVHIVDDDDDDDDDDDFVFSSSRKKSNDVTPSKKLKSGSGRGIAQKPVDIEEGDEDDDKDFETPLKSGGRGRGGRGSSATPAGGRGRGGAQKPVDIEEGDEDDDKDIETPLKSGGRGRGGRGSSAAPAGGRGRGGGRGGFMSFGERKDPPHKGEKEVPEGAPECLAGLTFVISGTLDSLEREEAEDLIKRHGGRITGSISKKTNYLLCDEDIGGRKSSKAKELGTAFLTEDGLFDLIRASKPAKAPVQEESKRPVDKVAPLPKKSPQKIETKKDSIGNSLATNVSGKGLTSGVSPAKHKTKTVAKSDLTWTEKYKPKVPNDIIGNQSLVKQLHDWLRSWNEQFLDTGNKKKGKKQNDSGAKKAVLLSGTPGIGKTTSAKLVSQMLGFQAIEVNASDSRGKADAKIEKGIGGSNANSIKELVSNEALSVNMDRSKHPKTVLIMDEVDGMSAGDRGGIADLIASIKISKIPIICICNDRYSQKLKSLVNYCLLLSFRKPTKQQMAKRLMQVATAEGLQVNQIALEELAERVNGDMRMAINQLQYMSLSMSVIQYDDIRQRLLSSSKDEDISPFTAVDKLFGFNAGKLRMDERIDLSMSDPDLVPLLIQENYINYRPSSAGKDDNGIKRMNLIARAAESIGDGDIFNVQIRRYRQWQLSQSSSLSSSIIPAALLHGQREILQQGERNFNRFGGWLGKNSTMGKNLRLLEDLHVHLLASRESSSGRETVRVEYLTLVLKRLTGPLRELPKDEAVQKVVEFMNIYSISQEDFDTIVELSKFQGHPNPLDGIQPAVKAALTKAYKEGSKTRMVRAADLITLPGVKKAPKKRIAAILEPSDDGLVDGGSTLAEGEEENSSDTDELGSANGEKLQMELQSLNSKGMQVELDLKGTGNSSTKKTPAGRGKGGSGSSEKKGARGSGAGAKRKR; from the exons ATG GCAGAGAATAAGCAGGCAGATATAAGGAAGTGGTTTATGAAATCCCATGACAAGGGCAATGCCAAGGAATCCAAGCCTGCAATTCCTGCCCCAACCAATAAATCACAGCCCGAAAAACCG GCTCGTGCAAGCCCAGAAAGTTCGGGCAGAAGGAAAACTAGCAAGTATTTTGCTACTGACAAACAAAAGCCAAAAGATGAAAAGGAGACAGAGGAACTTCCAACAAAACGAAAGGCTCAAAAGCATAATGATGAATCAGTTAAACCCCCACCTGCTAAAAAAGTTCACATAgttgacgatgatgatgatgacgatgacgATGACGACTTTGTCTTTTCTAGTTCTAGGAAGAAATCGAATGATGTGACTCCTAGTAAGAAGTTGAAAAGTGGGTCAGGTAGGGGAATTGCACAGAAACCTGTAGACATTGAAGAAggtgatgaggatgatgataaaGATTTTGAAACTCCTCTTAAGTCTGGTGGAAGGGGACGTGGTGGAAGAGGTTCATCAGCAACACCAGCTGGTGGAAGGGGCAGAGGTGGTGCACAGAAACCTGTAGACATTGAAGAAGGcgatgaggatgatgataaaGATATTGAAACTCCTCTTAAGTCTGGTGGAAGGGGACGTGGTGGAAGAGGTTCATCGGCAGCACCAGCTGGTGGAAGAGGCAGAGGTGGTGGACGGGGTGGATTTATGAGCTTTGGAGAAAGGAAAGATCCCCCACATAAAGGAGAAAAg GAAGTCCCTGAGGGTGCTCCCGAGTGTTTAGCTGGTTTAACTTTTGTAATTAGTGGAACACTTGACAG CCTAGAGCGTGAAGAAGCTGAAGATTTGATTAAACGCCACGGTGGTCGTATCACTGGATCCATCAGCAAGAAAACG AATTATCTTTTATGTGATGAAGATATTGGGGGTCGGAAATCCTCAAAAGCTAAAGAGCTAGG TACTGCCTTTCTCACTGAGGATGGATTGTTTGATCTGATCCGTGCATCAAAACCTGCAAAAGCACCTGTACAAGAAGAATCTAAGAGGCCAGTGGATAAGGTTGCACCTCtaccaaagaaaagcccacagaaaatagaaacaaaga AAGATAGCATCGGCAACTCGTTGGCAACAAATGTATCTGGCAAAGGCTTGACCTCAGGGGTGTCCCCAGCTAAGCATAAAACTAAAACAGTTGCGAAGAGTGACTTAACATGGACGGAAAAATATAAGCCAAAGGTTCCAAATGATATTATTGGAAATCAGTCACTG GTTAAGCAACTTCATGACTGGTTGAGAAGTTGGAATGAGCAATTTCTTGATACtggaaataagaaaaagggaaaaaaacaaaatgattcTGGTGCCAAAAAAGCTGTGCTATTAAGTGGAACTCCTGGTATAGGAAAAACTACCTCCGCAAAGTTGGTTAGTCAGATGCTCGGTTTCCAGGCAATAGAG gtaaatgCTAGTGACAGTCGTGGGAAGGCTGATGCCAAAATTGAGAAAGGAATTGGTGGAAGCAATGCGAATTCTATAAAGGAACTTGTCAGCAATGAGGCCTTGAGTGTCAACATGGATCG ATCAAAGCATCCAAAAACTGTGCTGATTATGGACGAGGTTGATGGGATGTCTGCTGGAGATAGGGGTGGAATTGCTGACCTTATTGCTAGCATCAAGATTTCCAAAATTCCTATTATCTGCATTTGTAATGATCGATACAGTCAGAAACTAAAAAGTCTTGTGAACTACTGTTTGCTTCTCAGCTTTCGAAAACCTACAAAACAGCAG ATGGCAAAGAGGTTAATGCAAGTTGCAACTGCAGAAGGGCTTCAAGTTAATCAG ATTGCTCTTGAGGAACTCGCAGAAAGAGTTAATGGAGATATGCGCATGGCTATAAACCAGTTGCAGTATATGAGCCTCTCCATGTCAGTCATTCAATATGATGACATTAGGCAGCGTCTTCTTAGCAGTTCAAAGGACGAAGATATTTCACCTTTCACTGCTGTTGACAA GCTGTTTGGTTTTAATGCGGGGAAGTTGAGGATGGATGAGCGGATTGACCTGAGCATGAGTGATCCTGATCTAGTCCCTCTTCTTATTCAG gaaaattatattaattacagGCCAAGTTCTGCTGGTAAGGATGACAATGGAATCAAACGTATGAACTTGATTGCCCGTGCTGCTGAATCCATTGGTGATGGGGATATTTTCAATGTTCAGATTCGACGGTATCGACAGTGGCAGCTCTCTCAAAGTAGTTCACTTTCATCGTCTATAATCCC TGCTGCACTGTTGCATGGGCAGAGGGAAATACTTCAACAG GGAGAGAGGAATTTTAATAGATTTGGAGGGTGGCTGGGAAAGAACTCAACAATGGGTAAAAATCTGAGGCTTTTGGAGGATTTGCATGTTCATCTTCTCGCTTCTCGTGAATCTAGTTCGGGGAG GGAAACCGTGCGAGTAGAATACCTTACTCTTGTCCTGAAACGATTGACTGGGCCACTGCGGGAGCTGCCTAAG GATGAAGCAGTTCAAAAAGTTGTTGAGTTCATGAATATATACTCAATTAGTCAGGAGGATTTCGATACAATTGTGGAGCTATCAAAATTTCAG GGGCATCCAAATCCGCTGGATGGCATACAGCCTGCTGTGAAAGCTGCTCTCACCAAAGCTTACAAAGAAGGAAGCAAAACAAGAATGGTACGAGCTGCAGATTTAATCACACTTCCTGGAGTGAAAAAAGCTCCTAAAAAGCGGATTGCAGCAATTCTGGAGCCATCTGATGATGGATTAGTTGATGGTGGTAGCACATTGGCAGAAGGTGAAGAAGAAAATTCTTCAGATACAGATGAGCTAG
- the LOC126724666 gene encoding replication factor C subunit 1-like isoform X3 — protein MAENKQADIRKWFMKSHDKGNAKESKPAIPAPTNKSQPEKPARASPESSGRRKTSKYFATDKQKPKDEKETEELPTKRKAQKHNDESVKPPPAKKVHIVDDDDDDDDDDDFVFSSSRKKSNDVTPSKKLKSGSGRGIAQKPVDIEEGDEDDDKDFETPLKSGGRGRGGRGSSATPGGGRGSSAAPAGGRGRGGGRGGFMSFGERKDPPHKGEKEVPEGAPECLAGLTFVISGTLDSLEREEAEDLIKRHGGRITGSISKKTNYLLCDEDIGGRKSSKAKELGTAFLTEDGLFDLIRASKPAKAPVQEESKRPVDKVAPLPKKSPQKIETKKDSIGNSLATNVSGKGLTSGVSPAKHKTKTVAKSDLTWTEKYKPKVPNDIIGNQSLVKQLHDWLRSWNEQFLDTGNKKKGKKQNDSGAKKAVLLSGTPGIGKTTSAKLVSQMLGFQAIEVNASDSRGKADAKIEKGIGGSNANSIKELVSNEALSVNMDRSKHPKTVLIMDEVDGMSAGDRGGIADLIASIKISKIPIICICNDRYSQKLKSLVNYCLLLSFRKPTKQQMAKRLMQVATAEGLQVNQIALEELAERVNGDMRMAINQLQYMSLSMSVIQYDDIRQRLLSSSKDEDISPFTAVDKLFGFNAGKLRMDERIDLSMSDPDLVPLLIQENYINYRPSSAGKDDNGIKRMNLIARAAESIGDGDIFNVQIRRYRQWQLSQSSSLSSSIIPAALLHGQREILQQGERNFNRFGGWLGKNSTMGKNLRLLEDLHVHLLASRESSSGRETVRVEYLTLVLKRLTGPLRELPKDEAVQKVVEFMNIYSISQEDFDTIVELSKFQGHPNPLDGIQPAVKAALTKAYKEGSKTRMVRAADLITLPGVKKAPKKRIAAILEPSDDGLVDGGSTLAEGEEENSSDTDELEGSANGEKLQMELQSLNSKGMQVELDLKGTGNSSTKKTPAGRGKGGSGSSEKKGARGSGAGAKRKR, from the exons ATG GCAGAGAATAAGCAGGCAGATATAAGGAAGTGGTTTATGAAATCCCATGACAAGGGCAATGCCAAGGAATCCAAGCCTGCAATTCCTGCCCCAACCAATAAATCACAGCCCGAAAAACCG GCTCGTGCAAGCCCAGAAAGTTCGGGCAGAAGGAAAACTAGCAAGTATTTTGCTACTGACAAACAAAAGCCAAAAGATGAAAAGGAGACAGAGGAACTTCCAACAAAACGAAAGGCTCAAAAGCATAATGATGAATCAGTTAAACCCCCACCTGCTAAAAAAGTTCACATAgttgacgatgatgatgatgacgatgacgATGACGACTTTGTCTTTTCTAGTTCTAGGAAGAAATCGAATGATGTGACTCCTAGTAAGAAGTTGAAAAGTGGGTCAGGTAGGGGAATTGCACAGAAACCTGTAGACATTGAAGAAggtgatgaggatgatgataaaGATTTTGAAACTCCTCTTAAGTCTGGTGGAAGGGGACGTGGTGGAAGAGGTTCATCAGCAACACCAG GTGGTGGAAGAGGTTCATCGGCAGCACCAGCTGGTGGAAGAGGCAGAGGTGGTGGACGGGGTGGATTTATGAGCTTTGGAGAAAGGAAAGATCCCCCACATAAAGGAGAAAAg GAAGTCCCTGAGGGTGCTCCCGAGTGTTTAGCTGGTTTAACTTTTGTAATTAGTGGAACACTTGACAG CCTAGAGCGTGAAGAAGCTGAAGATTTGATTAAACGCCACGGTGGTCGTATCACTGGATCCATCAGCAAGAAAACG AATTATCTTTTATGTGATGAAGATATTGGGGGTCGGAAATCCTCAAAAGCTAAAGAGCTAGG TACTGCCTTTCTCACTGAGGATGGATTGTTTGATCTGATCCGTGCATCAAAACCTGCAAAAGCACCTGTACAAGAAGAATCTAAGAGGCCAGTGGATAAGGTTGCACCTCtaccaaagaaaagcccacagaaaatagaaacaaaga AAGATAGCATCGGCAACTCGTTGGCAACAAATGTATCTGGCAAAGGCTTGACCTCAGGGGTGTCCCCAGCTAAGCATAAAACTAAAACAGTTGCGAAGAGTGACTTAACATGGACGGAAAAATATAAGCCAAAGGTTCCAAATGATATTATTGGAAATCAGTCACTG GTTAAGCAACTTCATGACTGGTTGAGAAGTTGGAATGAGCAATTTCTTGATACtggaaataagaaaaagggaaaaaaacaaaatgattcTGGTGCCAAAAAAGCTGTGCTATTAAGTGGAACTCCTGGTATAGGAAAAACTACCTCCGCAAAGTTGGTTAGTCAGATGCTCGGTTTCCAGGCAATAGAG gtaaatgCTAGTGACAGTCGTGGGAAGGCTGATGCCAAAATTGAGAAAGGAATTGGTGGAAGCAATGCGAATTCTATAAAGGAACTTGTCAGCAATGAGGCCTTGAGTGTCAACATGGATCG ATCAAAGCATCCAAAAACTGTGCTGATTATGGACGAGGTTGATGGGATGTCTGCTGGAGATAGGGGTGGAATTGCTGACCTTATTGCTAGCATCAAGATTTCCAAAATTCCTATTATCTGCATTTGTAATGATCGATACAGTCAGAAACTAAAAAGTCTTGTGAACTACTGTTTGCTTCTCAGCTTTCGAAAACCTACAAAACAGCAG ATGGCAAAGAGGTTAATGCAAGTTGCAACTGCAGAAGGGCTTCAAGTTAATCAG ATTGCTCTTGAGGAACTCGCAGAAAGAGTTAATGGAGATATGCGCATGGCTATAAACCAGTTGCAGTATATGAGCCTCTCCATGTCAGTCATTCAATATGATGACATTAGGCAGCGTCTTCTTAGCAGTTCAAAGGACGAAGATATTTCACCTTTCACTGCTGTTGACAA GCTGTTTGGTTTTAATGCGGGGAAGTTGAGGATGGATGAGCGGATTGACCTGAGCATGAGTGATCCTGATCTAGTCCCTCTTCTTATTCAG gaaaattatattaattacagGCCAAGTTCTGCTGGTAAGGATGACAATGGAATCAAACGTATGAACTTGATTGCCCGTGCTGCTGAATCCATTGGTGATGGGGATATTTTCAATGTTCAGATTCGACGGTATCGACAGTGGCAGCTCTCTCAAAGTAGTTCACTTTCATCGTCTATAATCCC TGCTGCACTGTTGCATGGGCAGAGGGAAATACTTCAACAG GGAGAGAGGAATTTTAATAGATTTGGAGGGTGGCTGGGAAAGAACTCAACAATGGGTAAAAATCTGAGGCTTTTGGAGGATTTGCATGTTCATCTTCTCGCTTCTCGTGAATCTAGTTCGGGGAG GGAAACCGTGCGAGTAGAATACCTTACTCTTGTCCTGAAACGATTGACTGGGCCACTGCGGGAGCTGCCTAAG GATGAAGCAGTTCAAAAAGTTGTTGAGTTCATGAATATATACTCAATTAGTCAGGAGGATTTCGATACAATTGTGGAGCTATCAAAATTTCAG GGGCATCCAAATCCGCTGGATGGCATACAGCCTGCTGTGAAAGCTGCTCTCACCAAAGCTTACAAAGAAGGAAGCAAAACAAGAATGGTACGAGCTGCAGATTTAATCACACTTCCTGGAGTGAAAAAAGCTCCTAAAAAGCGGATTGCAGCAATTCTGGAGCCATCTGATGATGGATTAGTTGATGGTGGTAGCACATTGGCAGAAGGTGAAGAAGAAAATTCTTCAGATACAGATGAGCTAG
- the LOC126724666 gene encoding replication factor C subunit 1-like isoform X1 yields MAENKQADIRKWFMKSHDKGNAKESKPAIPAPTNKSQPEKPARASPESSGRRKTSKYFATDKQKPKDEKETEELPTKRKAQKHNDESVKPPPAKKVHIVDDDDDDDDDDDFVFSSSRKKSNDVTPSKKLKSGSGRGIAQKPVDIEEGDEDDDKDFETPLKSGGRGRGGRGSSATPAGGRGRGGAQKPVDIEEGDEDDDKDIETPLKSGGRGRGGRGSSAAPAGGRGRGGGRGGFMSFGERKDPPHKGEKEVPEGAPECLAGLTFVISGTLDSLEREEAEDLIKRHGGRITGSISKKTNYLLCDEDIGGRKSSKAKELGTAFLTEDGLFDLIRASKPAKAPVQEESKRPVDKVAPLPKKSPQKIETKKDSIGNSLATNVSGKGLTSGVSPAKHKTKTVAKSDLTWTEKYKPKVPNDIIGNQSLVKQLHDWLRSWNEQFLDTGNKKKGKKQNDSGAKKAVLLSGTPGIGKTTSAKLVSQMLGFQAIEVNASDSRGKADAKIEKGIGGSNANSIKELVSNEALSVNMDRSKHPKTVLIMDEVDGMSAGDRGGIADLIASIKISKIPIICICNDRYSQKLKSLVNYCLLLSFRKPTKQQMAKRLMQVATAEGLQVNQIALEELAERVNGDMRMAINQLQYMSLSMSVIQYDDIRQRLLSSSKDEDISPFTAVDKLFGFNAGKLRMDERIDLSMSDPDLVPLLIQENYINYRPSSAGKDDNGIKRMNLIARAAESIGDGDIFNVQIRRYRQWQLSQSSSLSSSIIPAALLHGQREILQQGERNFNRFGGWLGKNSTMGKNLRLLEDLHVHLLASRESSSGRETVRVEYLTLVLKRLTGPLRELPKDEAVQKVVEFMNIYSISQEDFDTIVELSKFQGHPNPLDGIQPAVKAALTKAYKEGSKTRMVRAADLITLPGVKKAPKKRIAAILEPSDDGLVDGGSTLAEGEEENSSDTDELEGSANGEKLQMELQSLNSKGMQVELDLKGTGNSSTKKTPAGRGKGGSGSSEKKGARGSGAGAKRKR; encoded by the exons ATG GCAGAGAATAAGCAGGCAGATATAAGGAAGTGGTTTATGAAATCCCATGACAAGGGCAATGCCAAGGAATCCAAGCCTGCAATTCCTGCCCCAACCAATAAATCACAGCCCGAAAAACCG GCTCGTGCAAGCCCAGAAAGTTCGGGCAGAAGGAAAACTAGCAAGTATTTTGCTACTGACAAACAAAAGCCAAAAGATGAAAAGGAGACAGAGGAACTTCCAACAAAACGAAAGGCTCAAAAGCATAATGATGAATCAGTTAAACCCCCACCTGCTAAAAAAGTTCACATAgttgacgatgatgatgatgacgatgacgATGACGACTTTGTCTTTTCTAGTTCTAGGAAGAAATCGAATGATGTGACTCCTAGTAAGAAGTTGAAAAGTGGGTCAGGTAGGGGAATTGCACAGAAACCTGTAGACATTGAAGAAggtgatgaggatgatgataaaGATTTTGAAACTCCTCTTAAGTCTGGTGGAAGGGGACGTGGTGGAAGAGGTTCATCAGCAACACCAGCTGGTGGAAGGGGCAGAGGTGGTGCACAGAAACCTGTAGACATTGAAGAAGGcgatgaggatgatgataaaGATATTGAAACTCCTCTTAAGTCTGGTGGAAGGGGACGTGGTGGAAGAGGTTCATCGGCAGCACCAGCTGGTGGAAGAGGCAGAGGTGGTGGACGGGGTGGATTTATGAGCTTTGGAGAAAGGAAAGATCCCCCACATAAAGGAGAAAAg GAAGTCCCTGAGGGTGCTCCCGAGTGTTTAGCTGGTTTAACTTTTGTAATTAGTGGAACACTTGACAG CCTAGAGCGTGAAGAAGCTGAAGATTTGATTAAACGCCACGGTGGTCGTATCACTGGATCCATCAGCAAGAAAACG AATTATCTTTTATGTGATGAAGATATTGGGGGTCGGAAATCCTCAAAAGCTAAAGAGCTAGG TACTGCCTTTCTCACTGAGGATGGATTGTTTGATCTGATCCGTGCATCAAAACCTGCAAAAGCACCTGTACAAGAAGAATCTAAGAGGCCAGTGGATAAGGTTGCACCTCtaccaaagaaaagcccacagaaaatagaaacaaaga AAGATAGCATCGGCAACTCGTTGGCAACAAATGTATCTGGCAAAGGCTTGACCTCAGGGGTGTCCCCAGCTAAGCATAAAACTAAAACAGTTGCGAAGAGTGACTTAACATGGACGGAAAAATATAAGCCAAAGGTTCCAAATGATATTATTGGAAATCAGTCACTG GTTAAGCAACTTCATGACTGGTTGAGAAGTTGGAATGAGCAATTTCTTGATACtggaaataagaaaaagggaaaaaaacaaaatgattcTGGTGCCAAAAAAGCTGTGCTATTAAGTGGAACTCCTGGTATAGGAAAAACTACCTCCGCAAAGTTGGTTAGTCAGATGCTCGGTTTCCAGGCAATAGAG gtaaatgCTAGTGACAGTCGTGGGAAGGCTGATGCCAAAATTGAGAAAGGAATTGGTGGAAGCAATGCGAATTCTATAAAGGAACTTGTCAGCAATGAGGCCTTGAGTGTCAACATGGATCG ATCAAAGCATCCAAAAACTGTGCTGATTATGGACGAGGTTGATGGGATGTCTGCTGGAGATAGGGGTGGAATTGCTGACCTTATTGCTAGCATCAAGATTTCCAAAATTCCTATTATCTGCATTTGTAATGATCGATACAGTCAGAAACTAAAAAGTCTTGTGAACTACTGTTTGCTTCTCAGCTTTCGAAAACCTACAAAACAGCAG ATGGCAAAGAGGTTAATGCAAGTTGCAACTGCAGAAGGGCTTCAAGTTAATCAG ATTGCTCTTGAGGAACTCGCAGAAAGAGTTAATGGAGATATGCGCATGGCTATAAACCAGTTGCAGTATATGAGCCTCTCCATGTCAGTCATTCAATATGATGACATTAGGCAGCGTCTTCTTAGCAGTTCAAAGGACGAAGATATTTCACCTTTCACTGCTGTTGACAA GCTGTTTGGTTTTAATGCGGGGAAGTTGAGGATGGATGAGCGGATTGACCTGAGCATGAGTGATCCTGATCTAGTCCCTCTTCTTATTCAG gaaaattatattaattacagGCCAAGTTCTGCTGGTAAGGATGACAATGGAATCAAACGTATGAACTTGATTGCCCGTGCTGCTGAATCCATTGGTGATGGGGATATTTTCAATGTTCAGATTCGACGGTATCGACAGTGGCAGCTCTCTCAAAGTAGTTCACTTTCATCGTCTATAATCCC TGCTGCACTGTTGCATGGGCAGAGGGAAATACTTCAACAG GGAGAGAGGAATTTTAATAGATTTGGAGGGTGGCTGGGAAAGAACTCAACAATGGGTAAAAATCTGAGGCTTTTGGAGGATTTGCATGTTCATCTTCTCGCTTCTCGTGAATCTAGTTCGGGGAG GGAAACCGTGCGAGTAGAATACCTTACTCTTGTCCTGAAACGATTGACTGGGCCACTGCGGGAGCTGCCTAAG GATGAAGCAGTTCAAAAAGTTGTTGAGTTCATGAATATATACTCAATTAGTCAGGAGGATTTCGATACAATTGTGGAGCTATCAAAATTTCAG GGGCATCCAAATCCGCTGGATGGCATACAGCCTGCTGTGAAAGCTGCTCTCACCAAAGCTTACAAAGAAGGAAGCAAAACAAGAATGGTACGAGCTGCAGATTTAATCACACTTCCTGGAGTGAAAAAAGCTCCTAAAAAGCGGATTGCAGCAATTCTGGAGCCATCTGATGATGGATTAGTTGATGGTGGTAGCACATTGGCAGAAGGTGAAGAAGAAAATTCTTCAGATACAGATGAGCTAG